In one window of Prionailurus bengalensis isolate Pbe53 chromosome B3, Fcat_Pben_1.1_paternal_pri, whole genome shotgun sequence DNA:
- the MRPS11 gene encoding 28S ribosomal protein S11, mitochondrial, translating to MQVVRKTGSWFLRSWARSQTPGVVAGAPASTIRPGARQLQDAAAKQEVEEKAAVPAPSRSSFSIYPPVPGQESPLRWAGKKFEEIPIAHIKASYNNTQIQVVSAAHQPLARASCGTEGFRNAKKGTGIAAQTAGIAAAAKAAGKGVTHIRVVVKGLGPGRLSAIKGLTMGGLEVISITDNTPIPHNGCRPRKARRL from the exons ATGCAGGTGGTTCGAAAGACGGGGTCTTGGTTCTTGAGGTCTTGGGCTCGGTCACAGACTCCCGG GGTCGTGGCTGGGGCGCCAGCCTCCACCATCCGCCCCGGCGCCCGGCAGCTACAAGATGCGGCGGCCAAGCAGGAAGTTGAGGAGAAGGCGGCCGTTCCGGCCCCGAGCCGCAGCAGCTTCAG CATTTACCCTCCAGTTCCAGGACAGGAGAGCCCTCTGAGGTGGGCAGGAAAGAAATTCGAGGAGATCCCGATCGCACACATTAAAGCATCCTACAACAA CACGCAGATCCAGGTGGTCTCTGCCGCCCACCAGCCCCTCGCCCGCGCGTCCTGTGGCACCGAGGGATTCCGGAATGCCAAGAAGGGCACCGGCATCGCCGCACAAACAGCAGGCATAGCTGCGGCCGCG aaAGCTGCTGGGAAGGGCGTGACCCACATCCGAGTGGTCGTGAAAGGCCTGGGGCCAGGGCGCTTG TCTGCCATCAAGGGACTGACCATGGGGGGCCTGGAAGTGATCTCAATCACAGACAACACCCCCATCCCACACAACGGCTGCCGCCCCAGGAAGGCTCGGAGGCTGTGA